One segment of Dama dama isolate Ldn47 chromosome 15, ASM3311817v1, whole genome shotgun sequence DNA contains the following:
- the SEC31B gene encoding protein transport protein Sec31B isoform X3, with protein sequence MKLKELERQAVQVWSPASQYPVYLATGTSAQQLDASFSTNGTLEIFEVDFRDPSLDLKRKGVLSASSRFHKLIWGSFGNGLLEASGVIAGGGDNGMLTLYNVTHILSSGKEPVIARRQKHSGAVRALDFNPFQGNLLASGASDSEIFIWDLNNLSVPMTPGSKSQQPLEDVKALSWNRQVQHILSSAHPSGKAVVWDLRKNEPIIKVSDHSNRMNCSGLAWHPDVATQLVLCSEDDRLPVIQLWDLRFASSPLKVLESHSRGILSVSWSQADAELLLSSAKDNQILCWNLGSSEVVYKLPTLSSWCFDVQWCPRDPLVFSAASFDGWINLYSVMGRSWEVQQMRQADKISSSFSKGQPLPPLQVPKQVAQASLIPPLKKPPKWMRRPAGVSFAFGGKLVTFGLPSTPVHQVPQPCFRLVFISQVTTEPEFLTQSAELQEALGSGNLLNYCQNKIQQASLQSEKILWQFLKVTLEEDSRMKFLKLLGYSKDELQKKVATWLRSDLRLDESPQSKGDDLNSNRQQAFSLQTSKHTTWEASASSAFFDELIPQNMTPWEIPITEDTEGLLSRALLLGELGPAVELCLKEERFADAIILAQAGGADLLKQAQERYLAKKKTGIAPLLACIIQKNWKDMVCACSLKNWREALALLLTYSEPEKFPELCDRLGTRMEQESGWALASEARLCYVCSGSVERLVECWARCQPASSPMALQDLMEKVMILNRSLELLRGPDGVNPGPATTYRITQYANLLAAQGSLATAMSYLPRDCAQPPVQQLRDRLFHAQGSGVLGQQSPPFPFPRVVVGATPYSQETSSPRLKFQSSHQVPILPPRPRIFTPQSSLMMPLTPSHPSPYQGSRIHYTSDYRPSGVQEAQPLPLGPGVRPALSQPQLLRGQRAQAPNPVGFPGTWPFLVPPMAPPDIMQPGSVPLPGAPPVPPLLPVRAPGFSPMSSQPTAPPVSFPGAHPPGGPGTSRAGVLPTTGILTPHPGPQDSLKNAPVLKGNLQRKKLPEAFMPPAPITAPVMCLASEPQGVLSSQPTVPSVCHAPPGAPQELSRQQCQQPLEKMDRKEMPPEHQSLKISFEALLQRCALSATDLSADCLYGSQHKYFSSRNAG encoded by the exons ATGAAGCTGAAGGAGCTTGAGCGACAAGCCGTCCAAGTTTGGAGCCCAGCCAGCCAGTACCCTGTGTATCTGGCCACAG GAACATCTGCCCAGCAGCTAGATGCCTCCTTTAGTACAAATGGCACATTGGAAATCTTTGAGGTTGATTTCAGGGACCCCTCTCTGGACTTGAAACGCAAGGGAGTCCTTTCTGCCTCCAGCAG GTTTCACAAGCTGATCTGGGGGAGCTTTGGCAATGGGCTTCTGGAAGCCTCCGGGGTCATTGCAGGCGGCGGGGACAATGGCATGCTTACTCTGTACAATGTGACCCACATCTTATCTTCGGGAAAGGAGCCTGTGATTGCCCGGAGACAGAAGCACTCGGGGGCTGTCAGAGCCCTTGACTTTAATCCTTTCCAG GGCAACCTCCTGGCCTCAGGGGCCAGTGATTCTGAAATCTTCATTTGGGATTTGAATAACCTGAGTGTGCCAATGACCCCAGGATCCAAGTCTCAG CAGCCCCTAGAAGATGTCAAGGCTCTATCTTGGAACCGTCAAGTTCAACACATTCTGTCTTCTGCTCACCCCAGCGGCAAGGCAGTCGTGTGGGATCTAAGGAAGAATGAACCTATCATCAAAGTCAGTGATCACAGCAACCGG ATGAACTGCTCAGGCCTGGCCTGGCACCCAGATGTAGCCACCCAGTTGGTACTTTGTTCAGAAGATGATCGTCTTCCAGTAATTCAGCTGTGGGACTTGCGCTTTGCCTCCTCACCCCTAAAGGTGCTGGAGAGTCACAGCAG gGGGATCCTGTCAGTGTCATGGAGTCAGGCTGATGCTGAGCTGCTGCTCAGCAGTGCCAAGGACAACCAGATCTTGTGCTGGAACCTGGGGAGCAGCGAG GTGGTGTATAAACTACCCACGCTGAGCAGCTGGTGCTTTGATGTGCAGTGGTGCCCTCGGGACCCTTTGGTgttctctgctgcctcctttgATGGCTGGATCAATTTATACTCTGTGATGGGTAGGAGCTGGGAAGTCCAGCAGATGAGACAGGCTGACAAG ATCTCTTCTTCCTTCAGCAAAGGCCAGCCTCTCCCACCATTGCAGGTGCCAAAGCAAGTGGCCCAAGCATCACTGATACCTCCCCTGAAAAAACCCCCCAAATGGATGAGGAGGCCAGCAGGTGTTTCATTTGCT TTTGGGGGCAAGCTGGTGACCTTTGGCCTCCCCAGCACCCCTGTCCATCAGGTGCCACAACCTTGCTTCCGCCTAGTCTTTATCAGTCAGGTCACCACAGAACCTGAATTCCTGACACAGTCAGCTGAGCTGCAGGAGGCCCTGGGATCAGGAAATCTCCTGAATTACTGTCAGAACAAGATCCAGCAAGCATCACTGCAAAGCGAAAAGATTCTCTGGCAGTTCCTGAAG GTGACTTTAGAGGAGGACTCCAGAATGAAATTCCTGAAGCTATTAGGATATAGTAAAGATGAACTTCAGAAGAAG GTGGCCACATGGTTGAGGAGTGATTTGAGGCTGGATGAGAGCCCTCAGTCCAAGGGAGATGACCTCAACAGTAACAGACAACAGGCCTTCTCCTTACAG ACCTCCAAAcatactacctgggaagcctcagcctcctcagccttctttgaTGAGCTGATCCCTCAAAACATGACTCCGTGGGAGATCCCCATCACAGAAG ACACGGAGGGACTCCTGAGCCGGGCTCTCCTGCTTGGAGAACTGGGCCCTGCCGTGGAGCTGTGTCTGAAGGAAGAGCGCTTTGCTGATGCCATCATCCTGGCCCAGGCTGGAGGTGCAGATCTGCTGAAGCAAGCACAGGAGCGCTACTTGGCCAAGAAGAAAACCGGAATCGCCCCG CTGCTAGCCTGCATTATACAGAAGAATTGGAAAGACATGGTGTGTGCCTGTAGCCTGAAGAACTGGAGAGAGGCTCTGGCCTTGCTGCTGACATACTCAGAGCCAGAGAAATTCCCCGAGCTCTGTG ACAGGCTGGGAACTCGTATGGAGCAGGAGAGTGGCTGGGCTCTCGCCTCTGAAGCCAGACTCTGCTACGTGTGCTCAGGGAGCGTGGAGCGGCTGGTGGAGTGCTGGGCAAGATGCCAGCCAGCTTCTTCCCCCATGGCTTTACAG GACCTGATGGAGAAAGTGATGATCCTTAACAGGAGCTTGGAGCTACTGCGGGGTCCTGATGGGGTGAACCCAGGCCCTGCCACAACCTACAGAATCACTCAGTATGCCAACCTCCTGGcagcccagggcagcctggcCACTGCCATGAGCTACCTACCCAGAGACTGTGCTCAG CCACCAGTTCAGCAGCTGAGAGATCGACTTTTTCATGCCCAGGGTTCTGGTGTCTTGGGCCAGCAGTCTCCCCCTTTCCCTTTCCCCCGGGTTGTTGTGGGAGCTACCCCCTACTCTCAAGAGACATCCTCTCCCAGACTGAAATTCCAGTCTTCTCACCAG GTTCCAATTCTACCTCCAAGGCCAAGGATTTTTACACCTCAGTCATCACTAATGATGCCCTTGACACCTTCCCATCCTAGCCCTTATCAGGGCTCCAGAATACACTATACAAGTGACTACAGGCCATCTGGGGTCCAGGAAGCACAGCCGTTGCCTCTGGGCCCTGGGGTAAGGCCTG CTTTATCTCAGCCTCAGCTGTTACGAGGGCAAAGGGCGCAAGCTCCTAACCCCGTGGGATTCCCTGGAACATGGCCTTTTCTGGTTCCACCCATGGCACCCCCAGACATTATGCAGCCTGGCTCTGTCCCCCTGCCTGGGGCTCCTCCAGTGCCCCCTCTGCTTCCTGTGAGAGCGCCAGGCTTCAGCCCAATGAGCTCCCAGCCAACAGCCCCTCCTGTCAGCTTCCCTGGGGCCCACCCTCCAGGAGGGCCAGGTACTTCACGCGCTGGTGTCCTCCCAACCACTGGCATCTTGACTCCTCACCCAG GACCTCAGGATTCCTTGAAAAATGCTCCAGTGCTCAAGGGAAACCTCCAGAGGAAAAAG ttGCCAGAGGCATTTATGCCCCCAGCACCAATTACTGCTCCAGTTATGTGCCTCGCTTCTGAGCCTCAAGGGGTCCTTTCCTCACAACCCACTGTCCCCAGTGTGTGTCATGCTCCCCCTGGAGCCCCACAAGAACTCAGCCGGCAG CAATGTCAGCAGCCACTGGAGAagatggacaggaaggagatgcCCCCTGAACACCAGTCCTTGAAGATCAGCTTTGAGGCGCTTCTGCAGCGCTGCGCCCTGTCTGCCACTGACTTA TCTGCAGATTGCCTCTATGGGAGCCAACATAAATATTTCTCCTCCAGGAATGCGGGttaa
- the SEC31B gene encoding protein transport protein Sec31B isoform X2 yields the protein MKLKELERQAVQVWSPASQYPVYLATGTSAQQLDASFSTNGTLEIFEVDFRDPSLDLKRKGVLSASSRFHKLIWGSFGNGLLEASGVIAGGGDNGMLTLYNVTHILSSGKEPVIARRQKHSGAVRALDFNPFQGNLLASGASDSEIFIWDLNNLSVPMTPGSKSQQPLEDVKALSWNRQVQHILSSAHPSGKAVVWDLRKNEPIIKVSDHSNRMNCSGLAWHPDVATQLVLCSEDDRLPVIQLWDLRFASSPLKVLESHSRGILSVSWSQADAELLLSSAKDNQILCWNLGSSEVVYKLPTLSSWCFDVQWCPRDPLVFSAASFDGWINLYSVMGRSWEVQQMRQADKISSSFSKGQPLPPLQVPKQVAQASLIPPLKKPPKWMRRPAGVSFAFGGKLVTFGLPSTPVHQVPQPCFRLVFISQVTTEPEFLTQSAELQEALGSGNLLNYCQNKIQQASLQSEKILWQFLKVTLEEDSRMKFLKLLGYSKDELQKKVATWLRSDLRLDESPQSKGDDLNSNRQQAFSLQTSKHTTWEASASSAFFDELIPQNMTPWEIPITEDTEGLLSRALLLGELGPAVELCLKEERFADAIILAQAGGADLLKQAQERYLAKKKTGIAPLLACIIQKNWKDMVCACSLKNWREALALLLTYSEPEKFPELCDRLGTRMEQESGWALASEARLCYVCSGSVERLVECWARCQPASSPMALQDLMEKVMILNRSLELLRGPDGVNPGPATTYRITQYANLLAAQGSLATAMSYLPRDCAQPPVQQLRDRLFHAQGSGVLGQQSPPFPFPRVVVGATPYSQETSSPRLKFQSSHQVPILPPRPRIFTPQSSLMMPLTPSHPSPYQGSRIHYTSDYRPSGVQEAQPLPLGPGVRPALSQPQLLRGQRAQAPNPVGFPGTWPFLVPPMAPPDIMQPGSVPLPGAPPVPPLLPVRAPGFSPMSSQPTAPPVSFPGAHPPGGPGTSRAGVLPTTGILTPHPGPQDSLKNAPVLKGNLQRKKLPEAFMPPAPITAPVMCLASEPQGVLSSQPTVPSVCHAPPGAPQELSRQQCQQPLEKMDRKEMPPEHQSLKISFEALLQRCALSATDLKTKRKLDEAAQRLECLYDKLCEGTSADCLYGSQHKYFSSRNAG from the exons ATGAAGCTGAAGGAGCTTGAGCGACAAGCCGTCCAAGTTTGGAGCCCAGCCAGCCAGTACCCTGTGTATCTGGCCACAG GAACATCTGCCCAGCAGCTAGATGCCTCCTTTAGTACAAATGGCACATTGGAAATCTTTGAGGTTGATTTCAGGGACCCCTCTCTGGACTTGAAACGCAAGGGAGTCCTTTCTGCCTCCAGCAG GTTTCACAAGCTGATCTGGGGGAGCTTTGGCAATGGGCTTCTGGAAGCCTCCGGGGTCATTGCAGGCGGCGGGGACAATGGCATGCTTACTCTGTACAATGTGACCCACATCTTATCTTCGGGAAAGGAGCCTGTGATTGCCCGGAGACAGAAGCACTCGGGGGCTGTCAGAGCCCTTGACTTTAATCCTTTCCAG GGCAACCTCCTGGCCTCAGGGGCCAGTGATTCTGAAATCTTCATTTGGGATTTGAATAACCTGAGTGTGCCAATGACCCCAGGATCCAAGTCTCAG CAGCCCCTAGAAGATGTCAAGGCTCTATCTTGGAACCGTCAAGTTCAACACATTCTGTCTTCTGCTCACCCCAGCGGCAAGGCAGTCGTGTGGGATCTAAGGAAGAATGAACCTATCATCAAAGTCAGTGATCACAGCAACCGG ATGAACTGCTCAGGCCTGGCCTGGCACCCAGATGTAGCCACCCAGTTGGTACTTTGTTCAGAAGATGATCGTCTTCCAGTAATTCAGCTGTGGGACTTGCGCTTTGCCTCCTCACCCCTAAAGGTGCTGGAGAGTCACAGCAG gGGGATCCTGTCAGTGTCATGGAGTCAGGCTGATGCTGAGCTGCTGCTCAGCAGTGCCAAGGACAACCAGATCTTGTGCTGGAACCTGGGGAGCAGCGAG GTGGTGTATAAACTACCCACGCTGAGCAGCTGGTGCTTTGATGTGCAGTGGTGCCCTCGGGACCCTTTGGTgttctctgctgcctcctttgATGGCTGGATCAATTTATACTCTGTGATGGGTAGGAGCTGGGAAGTCCAGCAGATGAGACAGGCTGACAAG ATCTCTTCTTCCTTCAGCAAAGGCCAGCCTCTCCCACCATTGCAGGTGCCAAAGCAAGTGGCCCAAGCATCACTGATACCTCCCCTGAAAAAACCCCCCAAATGGATGAGGAGGCCAGCAGGTGTTTCATTTGCT TTTGGGGGCAAGCTGGTGACCTTTGGCCTCCCCAGCACCCCTGTCCATCAGGTGCCACAACCTTGCTTCCGCCTAGTCTTTATCAGTCAGGTCACCACAGAACCTGAATTCCTGACACAGTCAGCTGAGCTGCAGGAGGCCCTGGGATCAGGAAATCTCCTGAATTACTGTCAGAACAAGATCCAGCAAGCATCACTGCAAAGCGAAAAGATTCTCTGGCAGTTCCTGAAG GTGACTTTAGAGGAGGACTCCAGAATGAAATTCCTGAAGCTATTAGGATATAGTAAAGATGAACTTCAGAAGAAG GTGGCCACATGGTTGAGGAGTGATTTGAGGCTGGATGAGAGCCCTCAGTCCAAGGGAGATGACCTCAACAGTAACAGACAACAGGCCTTCTCCTTACAG ACCTCCAAAcatactacctgggaagcctcagcctcctcagccttctttgaTGAGCTGATCCCTCAAAACATGACTCCGTGGGAGATCCCCATCACAGAAG ACACGGAGGGACTCCTGAGCCGGGCTCTCCTGCTTGGAGAACTGGGCCCTGCCGTGGAGCTGTGTCTGAAGGAAGAGCGCTTTGCTGATGCCATCATCCTGGCCCAGGCTGGAGGTGCAGATCTGCTGAAGCAAGCACAGGAGCGCTACTTGGCCAAGAAGAAAACCGGAATCGCCCCG CTGCTAGCCTGCATTATACAGAAGAATTGGAAAGACATGGTGTGTGCCTGTAGCCTGAAGAACTGGAGAGAGGCTCTGGCCTTGCTGCTGACATACTCAGAGCCAGAGAAATTCCCCGAGCTCTGTG ACAGGCTGGGAACTCGTATGGAGCAGGAGAGTGGCTGGGCTCTCGCCTCTGAAGCCAGACTCTGCTACGTGTGCTCAGGGAGCGTGGAGCGGCTGGTGGAGTGCTGGGCAAGATGCCAGCCAGCTTCTTCCCCCATGGCTTTACAG GACCTGATGGAGAAAGTGATGATCCTTAACAGGAGCTTGGAGCTACTGCGGGGTCCTGATGGGGTGAACCCAGGCCCTGCCACAACCTACAGAATCACTCAGTATGCCAACCTCCTGGcagcccagggcagcctggcCACTGCCATGAGCTACCTACCCAGAGACTGTGCTCAG CCACCAGTTCAGCAGCTGAGAGATCGACTTTTTCATGCCCAGGGTTCTGGTGTCTTGGGCCAGCAGTCTCCCCCTTTCCCTTTCCCCCGGGTTGTTGTGGGAGCTACCCCCTACTCTCAAGAGACATCCTCTCCCAGACTGAAATTCCAGTCTTCTCACCAG GTTCCAATTCTACCTCCAAGGCCAAGGATTTTTACACCTCAGTCATCACTAATGATGCCCTTGACACCTTCCCATCCTAGCCCTTATCAGGGCTCCAGAATACACTATACAAGTGACTACAGGCCATCTGGGGTCCAGGAAGCACAGCCGTTGCCTCTGGGCCCTGGGGTAAGGCCTG CTTTATCTCAGCCTCAGCTGTTACGAGGGCAAAGGGCGCAAGCTCCTAACCCCGTGGGATTCCCTGGAACATGGCCTTTTCTGGTTCCACCCATGGCACCCCCAGACATTATGCAGCCTGGCTCTGTCCCCCTGCCTGGGGCTCCTCCAGTGCCCCCTCTGCTTCCTGTGAGAGCGCCAGGCTTCAGCCCAATGAGCTCCCAGCCAACAGCCCCTCCTGTCAGCTTCCCTGGGGCCCACCCTCCAGGAGGGCCAGGTACTTCACGCGCTGGTGTCCTCCCAACCACTGGCATCTTGACTCCTCACCCAG GACCTCAGGATTCCTTGAAAAATGCTCCAGTGCTCAAGGGAAACCTCCAGAGGAAAAAG ttGCCAGAGGCATTTATGCCCCCAGCACCAATTACTGCTCCAGTTATGTGCCTCGCTTCTGAGCCTCAAGGGGTCCTTTCCTCACAACCCACTGTCCCCAGTGTGTGTCATGCTCCCCCTGGAGCCCCACAAGAACTCAGCCGGCAG CAATGTCAGCAGCCACTGGAGAagatggacaggaaggagatgcCCCCTGAACACCAGTCCTTGAAGATCAGCTTTGAGGCGCTTCTGCAGCGCTGCGCCCTGTCTGCCACTGACTTA AAAACAAAACGGAAGCTAGATGAAGCTGCGCAACGTCTAGAATGTCTATATGACAAGCTCTGTGAGGGGACA TCTGCAGATTGCCTCTATGGGAGCCAACATAAATATTTCTCCTCCAGGAATGCGGGttaa
- the SEC31B gene encoding protein transport protein Sec31B isoform X5 encodes MKLKELERQAVQVWSPASQYPVYLATGTSAQQLDASFSTNGTLEIFEVDFRDPSLDLKRKGVLSASSRFHKLIWGSFGNGLLEASGVIAGGGDNGMLTLYNVTHILSSGKEPVIARRQKHSGAVRALDFNPFQGNLLASGASDSEIFIWDLNNLSVPMTPGSKSQQPLEDVKALSWNRQVQHILSSAHPSGKAVVWDLRKNEPIIKVSDHSNRMNCSGLAWHPDVATQLVLCSEDDRLPVIQLWDLRFASSPLKVLESHSRGILSVSWSQADAELLLSSAKDNQILCWNLGSSEVVYKLPTLSSWCFDVQWCPRDPLVFSAASFDGWINLYSVMGRSWEVQQMRQADKISSSFSKGQPLPPLQVPKQVAQASLIPPLKKPPKWMRRPAGVSFAFGGKLVTFGLPSTPVHQVPQPCFRLVFISQVTTEPEFLTQSAELQEALGSGNLLNYCQNKIQQASLQSEKILWQFLKVTLEEDSRMKFLKLLGYSKDELQKKVATWLRSDLRLDESPQSKGDDLNSNRQQAFSLQTSKHTTWEASASSAFFDELIPQNMTPWEIPITEDTEGLLSRALLLGELGPAVELCLKEERFADAIILAQAGGADLLKQAQERYLAKKKTGIAPLLACIIQKNWKDMVCACSLKNWREALALLLTYSEPEKFPELCDRLGTRMEQESGWALASEARLCYVCSGSVERLVECWARCQPASSPMALQDLMEKVMILNRSLELLRGPDGVNPGPATTYRITQYANLLAAQGSLATAMSYLPRDCAQPPVQQLRDRLFHAQGSGVLGQQSPPFPFPRVVVGATPYSQETSSPRLKFQSSHQVPILPPRPRIFTPQSSLMMPLTPSHPSPYQGSRIHYTSDYRPSGVQEAQPLPLGPGVRPALSQPQLLRGQRAQAPNPVGFPGTWPFLVPPMAPPDIMQPGSVPLPGAPPVPPLLPVRAPGFSPMSSQPTAPPVSFPGAHPPGGPGTSRAGVLPTTGILTPHPGPQDSLKNAPVLKGNLQRKKSADCLYGSQHKYFSSRNAG; translated from the exons ATGAAGCTGAAGGAGCTTGAGCGACAAGCCGTCCAAGTTTGGAGCCCAGCCAGCCAGTACCCTGTGTATCTGGCCACAG GAACATCTGCCCAGCAGCTAGATGCCTCCTTTAGTACAAATGGCACATTGGAAATCTTTGAGGTTGATTTCAGGGACCCCTCTCTGGACTTGAAACGCAAGGGAGTCCTTTCTGCCTCCAGCAG GTTTCACAAGCTGATCTGGGGGAGCTTTGGCAATGGGCTTCTGGAAGCCTCCGGGGTCATTGCAGGCGGCGGGGACAATGGCATGCTTACTCTGTACAATGTGACCCACATCTTATCTTCGGGAAAGGAGCCTGTGATTGCCCGGAGACAGAAGCACTCGGGGGCTGTCAGAGCCCTTGACTTTAATCCTTTCCAG GGCAACCTCCTGGCCTCAGGGGCCAGTGATTCTGAAATCTTCATTTGGGATTTGAATAACCTGAGTGTGCCAATGACCCCAGGATCCAAGTCTCAG CAGCCCCTAGAAGATGTCAAGGCTCTATCTTGGAACCGTCAAGTTCAACACATTCTGTCTTCTGCTCACCCCAGCGGCAAGGCAGTCGTGTGGGATCTAAGGAAGAATGAACCTATCATCAAAGTCAGTGATCACAGCAACCGG ATGAACTGCTCAGGCCTGGCCTGGCACCCAGATGTAGCCACCCAGTTGGTACTTTGTTCAGAAGATGATCGTCTTCCAGTAATTCAGCTGTGGGACTTGCGCTTTGCCTCCTCACCCCTAAAGGTGCTGGAGAGTCACAGCAG gGGGATCCTGTCAGTGTCATGGAGTCAGGCTGATGCTGAGCTGCTGCTCAGCAGTGCCAAGGACAACCAGATCTTGTGCTGGAACCTGGGGAGCAGCGAG GTGGTGTATAAACTACCCACGCTGAGCAGCTGGTGCTTTGATGTGCAGTGGTGCCCTCGGGACCCTTTGGTgttctctgctgcctcctttgATGGCTGGATCAATTTATACTCTGTGATGGGTAGGAGCTGGGAAGTCCAGCAGATGAGACAGGCTGACAAG ATCTCTTCTTCCTTCAGCAAAGGCCAGCCTCTCCCACCATTGCAGGTGCCAAAGCAAGTGGCCCAAGCATCACTGATACCTCCCCTGAAAAAACCCCCCAAATGGATGAGGAGGCCAGCAGGTGTTTCATTTGCT TTTGGGGGCAAGCTGGTGACCTTTGGCCTCCCCAGCACCCCTGTCCATCAGGTGCCACAACCTTGCTTCCGCCTAGTCTTTATCAGTCAGGTCACCACAGAACCTGAATTCCTGACACAGTCAGCTGAGCTGCAGGAGGCCCTGGGATCAGGAAATCTCCTGAATTACTGTCAGAACAAGATCCAGCAAGCATCACTGCAAAGCGAAAAGATTCTCTGGCAGTTCCTGAAG GTGACTTTAGAGGAGGACTCCAGAATGAAATTCCTGAAGCTATTAGGATATAGTAAAGATGAACTTCAGAAGAAG GTGGCCACATGGTTGAGGAGTGATTTGAGGCTGGATGAGAGCCCTCAGTCCAAGGGAGATGACCTCAACAGTAACAGACAACAGGCCTTCTCCTTACAG ACCTCCAAAcatactacctgggaagcctcagcctcctcagccttctttgaTGAGCTGATCCCTCAAAACATGACTCCGTGGGAGATCCCCATCACAGAAG ACACGGAGGGACTCCTGAGCCGGGCTCTCCTGCTTGGAGAACTGGGCCCTGCCGTGGAGCTGTGTCTGAAGGAAGAGCGCTTTGCTGATGCCATCATCCTGGCCCAGGCTGGAGGTGCAGATCTGCTGAAGCAAGCACAGGAGCGCTACTTGGCCAAGAAGAAAACCGGAATCGCCCCG CTGCTAGCCTGCATTATACAGAAGAATTGGAAAGACATGGTGTGTGCCTGTAGCCTGAAGAACTGGAGAGAGGCTCTGGCCTTGCTGCTGACATACTCAGAGCCAGAGAAATTCCCCGAGCTCTGTG ACAGGCTGGGAACTCGTATGGAGCAGGAGAGTGGCTGGGCTCTCGCCTCTGAAGCCAGACTCTGCTACGTGTGCTCAGGGAGCGTGGAGCGGCTGGTGGAGTGCTGGGCAAGATGCCAGCCAGCTTCTTCCCCCATGGCTTTACAG GACCTGATGGAGAAAGTGATGATCCTTAACAGGAGCTTGGAGCTACTGCGGGGTCCTGATGGGGTGAACCCAGGCCCTGCCACAACCTACAGAATCACTCAGTATGCCAACCTCCTGGcagcccagggcagcctggcCACTGCCATGAGCTACCTACCCAGAGACTGTGCTCAG CCACCAGTTCAGCAGCTGAGAGATCGACTTTTTCATGCCCAGGGTTCTGGTGTCTTGGGCCAGCAGTCTCCCCCTTTCCCTTTCCCCCGGGTTGTTGTGGGAGCTACCCCCTACTCTCAAGAGACATCCTCTCCCAGACTGAAATTCCAGTCTTCTCACCAG GTTCCAATTCTACCTCCAAGGCCAAGGATTTTTACACCTCAGTCATCACTAATGATGCCCTTGACACCTTCCCATCCTAGCCCTTATCAGGGCTCCAGAATACACTATACAAGTGACTACAGGCCATCTGGGGTCCAGGAAGCACAGCCGTTGCCTCTGGGCCCTGGGGTAAGGCCTG CTTTATCTCAGCCTCAGCTGTTACGAGGGCAAAGGGCGCAAGCTCCTAACCCCGTGGGATTCCCTGGAACATGGCCTTTTCTGGTTCCACCCATGGCACCCCCAGACATTATGCAGCCTGGCTCTGTCCCCCTGCCTGGGGCTCCTCCAGTGCCCCCTCTGCTTCCTGTGAGAGCGCCAGGCTTCAGCCCAATGAGCTCCCAGCCAACAGCCCCTCCTGTCAGCTTCCCTGGGGCCCACCCTCCAGGAGGGCCAGGTACTTCACGCGCTGGTGTCCTCCCAACCACTGGCATCTTGACTCCTCACCCAG GACCTCAGGATTCCTTGAAAAATGCTCCAGTGCTCAAGGGAAACCTCCAGAGGAAAAAG TCTGCAGATTGCCTCTATGGGAGCCAACATAAATATTTCTCCTCCAGGAATGCGGGttaa